AGGATTTTAGAAACTTTGGTTTTCTGTGAACGGAAGCAGtaggtttttttgtttctctttctctattttctgcTACTCCTGTCCTGAACTGAACTGACGGGGTCAATGGAGAGTGGGACCAAATGTCACAGACATCATCCATCACCATTCACGACCTGCTACGGCGCACAATATTTCTATTCATAACTTAGAATAATAACACACTTCATCATAGTGCCACGAGATCATCATCACCATTATCAATTTCTCTATCCCATCATTCTTTACCGCACCGTAAAGTCAAAGActcaaactacaaaattttatgtttaaaaaaaaaaaaaacaataataataaacaatgcGCATGCAAGTTTATtacagtttttttaataattaaaaaaatttattaaaatgataACTGTATATaaaacaacattttattttcagtttattCACAGTTTCACAACATTTTATTAGTCCCAATAATAATTATTCCAATAATTGTAAAAAGAAGACCATATTAAGGGCCGATTAATGGATTCATGGGCATGGAGCATGACATAAACTTGAACATCTCAAAGCTTAATTACAAGACATCTATCCATGAGTTTCTAGGAAGCTTATAAGCATGGAGTAAAATAGCCTGACCAATaataaccaaaaactaaaattgcacatcttttttttttttatagatctaataaaatttaaacttacttGAATTTTGAGAATTTGTAGTTTTAACTTTCAATCATGGTTATTATCAGGTTATgacatcaattaatttttagtataaGAGGGGAGTTAAATTATAGATTTCTTATTTGATGACaataaattttaccaattaagctaaGATTAAGGctacagtcacaaactattttataacatttttacaaactattaatataatcaatttcttattggttttcatttagacCCACAACTAATATTacattttcatttatcaataatcactaaccacatcagcagtttgtaaaattttttgtaaaagagttTGTatctgtaacattactcttgaCCTAATGTTTTATCAACTTATACACTTATGACATGAATTAGTAAGGCCcatttggtacatgtgtttaaataacagttttcaattttttttgaaaatacatataggtgaaaaagtgtgtgaaaatacgtgtaatattgtttgaaCATGTGTACCAAATAGGCcctaaactattttagaaatttttattaccaagaaatgaaaaaattactgaCTTTTATgacaaatttttcataaaaagtttccaaaaatatattattatccAGACCCtataaaaaataaggaaaatgctaacgagtgccctaaggttaagaatccagttaaagaaagtttttatgcatggaaaaagaaaaaaaaaattaatattttgacaatttttttcatttctcataaaaatgatctcaaaatttttctaaaatggattattaatgagTGCCTTTAGAGCAATTGTTAGCATGAGCAACAAATAAAAATACCGACaaacttattttgaataaaaaaaatatcttaacTGGTTACACACAACGGTTACTACGCGAGCCACCGACACTTTTTGTGCTTGTAATTTTTCCCGTGATGCCGTGCTCAGACAACGACACGTGTAAAACAGCGGTCCTTGCATAAAATAGAAATTTGGTTTTAGcgattttagaatttagattaatgaataaacaataaagggaaagaaatttctaaaaGCAACAGCACAAAATTTTCACACGCTGAATGAATCCTAGAAAggatttaaccaaaaaaaaaaaaagaatcctaGCAAGGTCACACTAGGCCTATTCCTTCCATCGCTAACGTGTGAACGGAACAGACTCGAAGCACAGAAGTTCTGAGCATTCAACGGTGAGAGAGTATTGGATTTCTGTACTAAGCTAACCCCAGTACCATTACGAGTACAGCCTTACAGCTGGCATCCCAAACGCAAAACGAGGCGTAGTAACGGTCCGAACGCCCAGCTGGCTATCTAGCTGTAACCAACAATTTTATCAAGCGCATGTTAACATGTCTTTACACCATCTTCCGCTATTCTACGCCTCGAGAGTGGCGCACGTTATCAAAAAGTTCCTACTATTCTATTCTTATCTTCTTATCTATGATTGATTTCCATTTCCATCAATATTCGGATTCGCTTTCTATGTTTTATACATTGCTTGCTttgtttgaaatatttttttattcaaatcgTGAACAAAACGCCAAGCGCTTTAACAGTttgtttgcaaaaaaaattaataacaagtCTGTAACATGCAATTGGATTTACATCTggcaaccaaaaaagaaaagaaaaaaaaaaaaattatagagaaagataaataaataaggaaagcAGGCGCACGTCCACTGAGAGATTCGCACGTGCGGACATCGGAGAATTAACCGGAAAATGCGGCTTAGAAATCGGCGTGTTTTCGGTGTAAGCGAGATTTGGGGGAGCGTAGTTTTCTTCGCAGCTCTTGCAAGTTCCGGAGGCTTCGGATCGCCAAAACATCGCTTTTTTGGAGCTCAATAAATCGCCCGACATCGTCAATCTTATCTGAATCTACGAGgaaattaatcaaaaaaaacaacaaacgaatgcataaaacaaaaacaaaaaaataaagaaattccGACAGAATCTGCATTATACCTATGTGCTGAGCTGGTCGCTTAAATCCATTGAATTGAGCCAAATCtaaaacgaaaagaaaaaaggacGGTGAGGATTAAGTAAAGGTAATCAGAGGAGAGCAATGGTGGCCGTTGATGGGATGGGAGGAGAGTAGTACCTGACTGTGAGGGGCTGTGGGAGCAGAGGTAGAGGATGAGGAGGCAGAGGAGCGTGAGGATGGGGATGGCGTGGACGAACTTTTCGGGTTTTGGAGGCGGAGATAATGTAAACGACAAAGATTGACGGTGAAGCTTTGTCGTTTTGTGTTCCTCATCGTCGTCTTCTATGCGATTCGAGTCAATATCGGTGATGGGAGTGTCGGCGTCCTTGCTGGATCCTCCACCATGGCTGTGGAGCTTTGAGACAGGTGAGCCCAGAGACTGTCTTTGCatgctagagagagagagagagagatgacagGTTGCTTAGTGAGGTGTAGTTTGTGTAGTGTGGgtgtgggtttttttatttttttagtgataCATAATCATAGAACactatctttttatttctttctgtctctttctctttttttattactttttacactttttattctttatttgaaataattaacgttttttactttttagactaaaataaagagagagtgagaaagagagagagattattgaTTTGGGCACCTCCTTCTGACTTCGTACCCTCTTCTCCCTCTTTATTCTGACAATTAATTGGACTATGTTTTAAAGTTTTCATCcctcttctcccttttttattttttttaaatactattcCTATTATGTACTttctcacccccccccccccaaaaaaaaaaaaaatcctattatgTAAGTAGTCTAAAATAAACAGCACTTAagatataaattaaatattttattaccTTATTTGAACTACAAAAAATATTCCTATTGAAGTTGAACGAATTGAGtcaaaaattgacaaaaagaTTCAATAactttaacttaaaaaaaaaaaaaaaaaaaaacactatcaTTTTAAGATTAGGgagaataaaaacatttttatttttttcctttaatttttaagatatatgtattatatttttatttgataaaaaataattagcaTATACAACTAATAGGATTATTATTGCATTCTAATGAATATAAGGAACCATatactttcttttaaaaattatataatataaaagtttattttattttatagatgtATGACAAATTTAATTAGGATTTGGAGGTCtaagtatatataattattttttataaaaataaaaaataaaaaataaatttgggacCTTCCAGACACactcacaaaaaaaatctatttaacacttaaaaaaaaaaaattgggggacAAGTGGCTTCGCCATTGGGTGGGGATGGTGGATTtgaaaaacttttggttttaaaaaaattgtcaaaatagtATAACATTGGTGAAAGTAATACCTTGGTAACTTGATCCTATTTTGTTTAGTGGAAAATCATAAATAactgtgggtccgagaggtctgcaatccggcccaaactctatctgggcccaggacccgtgccgaggaggtatcttaCCGAGGACGAATTGTCGATGGCCGGGGAGTccaggggaacggctgagaagctaccctgtcctcggcgcTCCAGAACTTCGATGGGACGATCAACATCTTGGTAGAGGCTATCCCCAGACagtcccctgaaggggatgtaaGTAGAagggggcccatagggaagcagggtgtaggATTGGATCAAGGATGACGCGTCCCCTCCGTATTAAATGCATCTGCCAACACCCAGatccgattaatgagaaaagacgttggGACGGTGTAAACTTTGATCTTCGCAACTAGTAAAAAGTAAGATGGGATGGTTGATAGGATGGATACAgaaaataagctcctgcctgacctacaagtggagggccaggattaaccaagacggactatataataaaaagataagtaACCTAAATAGGAgactgggaaaaatggccaaaaaccagagcctcccagcccacctccaagagaaagactccatgggtgaagataacctagacacgtacgaataccacgaaaaacccaccgcctggtgactaaggcctagccttctaaacccacgctctacaaatgatattgttttgggcctatttacgtgcgaaccccacaccgctacggttcgttacaaatcgtgtccttacaattggcgccgtctgtggggaaggcttgtgtgttggtataggaggtgggtcgatagagtttctttgttatttctaaccgttggttatagagttctagtataaagttctgctaggggctacgtttcttgactaggggcttggctgaggagctaactcccttaaagccaaggtcccccgtaaagagcaaactaggcacttggtagcgttaatcgtatggataaactctaggggcttggctgaggagctaactcccttaaagccaagatcccacacgaagagaaaactaggttttggacagaaccaaggcattgcatagtcctcggactcaagcttatgggaaaaccaactacctggatgaggaaaattaggttttagacagaaccaaggcattgcatagtcctcggactcaagcctatgggaaaaccaactacctggatgaggaaaactaggttttagacagaaccaaggcattgcatagtcctcggactcaagcctctggggaaaccaactacctggatgaggaaaactaggttttggacagaaccaaggcattgcatagtcctcggactcaagcctctggggaaaccaactacctggatgaggaaaactaggttttggacagaaccaaggcattgcatagtcctcggactcaagcctacggggaaaccaactacctggatgagaaaactaggttttggacagaaccaaggcattgcataatcctcggactcaagcctatgggaaaaccaactacctggatgaggaa
The sequence above is drawn from the Quercus lobata isolate SW786 chromosome 12, ValleyOak3.0 Primary Assembly, whole genome shotgun sequence genome and encodes:
- the LOC115971841 gene encoding uncharacterized protein LOC115971841 isoform X1, translated to MQRQSLGSPVSKLHSHGGGSSKDADTPITDIDSNRIEDDDEEHKTTKLHRQSLSFTLSPPPKPEKFVHAIPILTLLCLLILYLCSHSPSQSDLAQFNGFKRPAQHIDSDKIDDVGRFIELQKSDVLAIRSLRNLQELRRKLRSPKSRLHRKHADF
- the LOC115971841 gene encoding uncharacterized protein LOC115971841 isoform X2, with the translated sequence MQRQSLGSPVSKLHSHGGGSSKDADTPITDIDSNRIEDDDEEHKTTKLHRQSLSFTLSPPPKPEKFVHAIPILTLLCLLILYLCSHSPSQSDLAQFNGFKRPAQHIDKIDDVGRFIELQKSDVLAIRSLRNLQELRRKLRSPKSRLHRKHADF